TTCGGGGCGGGGACGGCCGGAGCCCGGCTCCAGCGGCAGGTCGAAGGCCGTATTCGGCAGCGTCGGAGCGCTCTCGACGCGGGAGGAGGAGGCAGGCGCCCCAAAGCGATCCTGAGCGGCGGCGCTGACGGAGGGGCCGGTGCTTTCGCGAGCGGGAGCAGCAGGCGCGCGGCCGGTCGTCTCCTCGGCACGCGCCATTGTCTGAGCGCGGGGGGGTGCATTCCGGCGCTCGCCTTGCAGCTCGGCCTCCAGCCCGGAGAGCCGGCCCATGATCGCCTCGAGCGACATGTGGACGGCGCCCAGCGCATCCTGCGTCTGGCGCTCGGACGAGACATGGGTGTCGCGCAGGCCGGTGACGAGGTTCGACAGCTCGGCGATGCCCTTGCCGGGCGCCGCGGCCGTGCTGGTCGCCTGGACGAGGGCCGCCCGCTCGGCCGCAGTCTCCTCGCGCATCGACCGCAGATGCACGACGAGATCCTGCAGCGTGCGCTCGATGCCGGTTTCGGCCGTACGTGTCGCTGCCGCCTCGTCGAGGCGAGTTGCAATGCCTGAAATCTGCTGTTCCAGGGCTTCGAACGATTGCGAGTCGGCGCCGGGGGCGCCGGCTTCGTCGATCTTGTCGGCGAGATGGCGCAGCATCTGCTCGATCGGGCCGAGATCGACCGGCGTCGCCGGGTCGCCTGTGCCGACCATGCGGTTGAGCTGGCTCGATGCGGCGAGGCTCTCGATCCGGCCGGCCAGCGCTTCGATCTGGCGGGTGACGGCGGATGGGCCCTGCTCGGCGAGGAGCTCGATGCGGTGCTGCAAGGCGTCGATGCGATCGTCGAGATGGTCGCCATGCCGCTGCGCCGTGACGTCGTCGAACTTGCGCGACAGCATTTCGATCTGCGTCGCGAGCGAAGCCAGGGGCGCGGCGTCGAAGTCCTGTGGCCGGCTGGACAGGACCGTGCTGCGCACGTCCTCGATCGCAGCCGAGAGCGTACGCATCTCCCGCGGGTCCGGCTGGATTTCGCGCAACCGGCCGATCTCGAAGCCGAGCGAGGCGACCTGCTGGGCGAGGTCCTCGAGCCGGTGATCCTGGCCGCCGGATGCGACCAGGCTGCGCAGCTCCGCGATGTCGCGCATCACCGGGTCGAGGTTGGCCGTCTCGCCGCCGCGCGTCGCGAGCGCGTCGATCTTGGCGGCGAGATGCGCGATTTCGAGCTGGAAGCGCTGATAGCTGTCGCCCGTGCGATCCTGCGACAGCCGCGAGACCTCGGCCTCGATCCGGGCCAGGGGCTTGAGCAAAGGTTCGAACTGGTCGCGCCGGTCGAAGCGGTCGAGACGCTCGGCGAGGCCGGCGATCTTGTTCTCGATGATGCTGGTGTCCGCCTGGCGCGGCTGCGGAGCGGCGGGGCGCTGTGCCGAGGTGCGCCGGGTCCCGAGGGAGAGTCTCGATTCCAGCTCCCGCAAATCCTCCCGCAACGCGGAGATACGTTCCGGCGCGACGCTTGCGGCACGCGAGGGCACGGTTTCCTCGGTGTCGAGAACGCGCTGGCGCGTGCGGATGTCGGTGACGGCCGCCGCCAGCCCGTCGCGGCTGAAGGCGAGACGCGGCGAATGCTCGGCCCGGTTCTGCTGGATCTCCTGGCTGCGCCGCTCGATGTCGGCGATGCGTTCGCCCATCGTTTTGATCGCCTCGGCGATGACGCTGGTCGCGCGCTCCTGTCGTTCGGCGGAGCCGCGCTCGCTCGACGACATGCGGTCTTCGGTCTTCTCGATCCAGCGGGCGATGGAATCGAGCGCGCCCGCGGTGCGGGTGCTGGCCTCCCGGGTCAGGCGTTCGATGCTGGCGGCCTGGTTGACCACGGCATCGAGTTCGAAACGCGACAGGTCGGGAACGGCGTTGCGCGGCGCGGTATCCATCTGTCCCTGGGACAGGCGTGCGAGCCTTTCGGAAAGGGCCGCGATATCCAGCTGCTCGGGCTTGGCGGGTGTCGGTGTCGGGGCGAACTCGGGCTCCCCGCTCTCGTCGCGGATCTTGTGGTCGAGCCATTCGCCGAGCGTCATGCCGGCGCGCCGTGCCGCTGCCTTTGCCGCGTCGCGCGTCCGGGGATCAACGCCCTTGACGCTCCAGGGCAAGCTGTTGGCCATGTTCTCGCTCGCCTACGGGGCCGATCTCCACGTCGGGTGCGGCCCCCTGATGCCGCAAACCCGCCGCGCGAACCTGGGCAGTCGTGAAGATAATGTTGACGACGCCGATGCGCGTTCCCGACATTTGACGGCCATGGTAAACAACGAGTTAAGAAACGGCTTCCGAACCGTTAATTTTCCGCCATTGACTCATGGGAACATCGGCCGGGCCGCGATGTAACGGTAACTTACCCGGGCAAAGCGACGTATTACCTGACGCAACGAAAGCGTCTTCCGTATGAGGAGGTATCCTGATCGATGCTGCCGTATGGGCAGCGATTCGATCTCCCGCAAGGAACGAGACCTCCATGTCGCGCCAAAGCCTGGCTATGGCGGGTTCTTCGAGTCATGAAGCCCGCTCTATAAACGCACCCGCCGAGGCCGATGAGGCCGGCGAATTCACCATCAGCGATCTCGCTCGCGACTTCGACGTCACGCTGCGTACCCTTCGCTTCTACGAGTCGCGCGGCCTGATCACGCCGACCCGTTCGGGGATGGTGCGCATCTATTCTGCGCGCGATCGCGCGCGGCTCGCATTGATCCTCAAGGGCAAGCAGCTCGGCTTCACGCTGGTCGAGATCCGCGCCATGCTCGCCAATGAGGACAAGAAGGGCGGGGCCGGGGACAAGGCCGCCAATGTCGGTGGCCTTCAGCTCAGCCGCGACCAGATCGTCGAGCAGCTCGAGCTGCTGCGCAGCCAGCGTGCCGAGATCGAAAGCGCGATCTCGGAGCTTGAGGCTTCGCTCGCCCGCTTCCCGAAAGCCTGATCTCCTTTTCGTTCTGGCTACCCACGAAACCCCGGCTTTGCCGGGGTTTTTTTATGCCGCATGCCCAGCGGCCGTCCGC
Above is a genomic segment from Bosea sp. NBC_00550 containing:
- a CDS encoding MerR family transcriptional regulator translates to MSRQSLAMAGSSSHEARSINAPAEADEAGEFTISDLARDFDVTLRTLRFYESRGLITPTRSGMVRIYSARDRARLALILKGKQLGFTLVEIRAMLANEDKKGGAGDKAANVGGLQLSRDQIVEQLELLRSQRAEIESAISELEASLARFPKA